The segment AATTGTGAACTCAAGGAGGGACTTACTTGTCCTTATGACACTCCATACACGCAACTCAATTACACGAACTGCTTCAAACTGGACCGAAAAGCACGGACAGCAATTATAACAAAACCTTTTGCTCAAGGCTGGGCTTGTTTACCTGGAGGAGAAGTGCCTGTAGAGTTCGATCACCGAGCCAAAGGAAATCGTGTGACCATACATCCCATGAGTAACATGTCTCTCACCATTTTCAAGGTTTGTGTGGTGATTTCTCCTAACCAGCAAACCAGAGAATCGGAACAACTAGCGTGTCGTCGTATAAGCAAAGGCATTGAGGAGATCAGTGTTTATGCTATTCCTAGGATTCAAAGAAAACATTTATTTCTATTTCCTTCATACTTATTGCAAGAAGCTACTGGCAGAGAGGTTGTGTTTGAATTCAGCGGTGGATTCGAGATTGTTGAATGCGGTGTCCAAATCTGGAAGGATGAATCAGAAAGAAACCAAAGTGCATATAGTAAACCAGGAAATGGTGAGGAAGAAGATGTCAGCAATAACCCGCAGGACACATATAACATCAGCAAAGCTTgggacgaagaagaagctgaggaGTATGTGAATCTGAATCCAGCAAAGCGTACAAAGAGATGAAACACATTGTACAAAGAGATGAATTACGCTTATGTGCCTTAAGtctctttagttttttttcttgtcttgtCTTAGCTGAATATTATaccatttcttcttcttcactccaTTTTCTTCCCTAACTGTGACTTCCCCTTCTTCTCTAGCTTCCATCAAAAGactgctcttcttcttcttgctctttCCCTTGCCCCAGCTCTTGCTTGAACTTTGCTTTGTCGGTGGGAAAGTTGTGTAAGCTGCGCATATCTCGTTCCTCCTCTTGAGAAGCTCATCAATCTACAAAAATCAACAAATCTCAGTTACTTGTTCTTTTAAAGAAATCAACAAAATAGAAGAGAGTGGGTATATATCTCATCTCACTTCTTGTACTTCGCCTGCGCATTTACTAGCCATA is part of the Brassica rapa cultivar Chiifu-401-42 chromosome A09, CAAS_Brap_v3.01, whole genome shotgun sequence genome and harbors:
- the LOC103838569 gene encoding disease resistance protein RML1B, with the protein product MTACQRLRNFPDISRNVSKFSISVEELDQVPESIRLWSRLHVLTITSKGKLKSLTHLPQSVRHLHLSCIGEQRIPYFKKSLQRVELYLNSCRSSLLRGNCELKEGLTCPYDTPYTQLNYTNCFKLDRKARTAIITKPFAQGWACLPGGEVPVEFDHRAKGNRVTIHPMSNMSLTIFKVCVVISPNQQTRESEQLACRRISKGIEEISVYAIPRIQRKHLFLFPSYLLQEATGREVVFEFSGGFEIVECGVQIWKDESERNQSAYSKPGNGEEEDVSNNPQDTYNISKAWDEEEAEEYVNLNPAKRTKR